Within the Bacillota bacterium genome, the region TGCCAGGGTTTGAGCCGGACCTTGCTGCCTGTACCTTCCCTGATCTCGTCCCCCTCTTCTTCCCCGGCTTCTTCATCCTCTTCGTGCTGCTCCTGACCGCCGGTGCGGACCAGAAGGTCGTACTGGTCAACGAGTTCGCGGTCCGAGAGGCCGCAGGAGACGGCGTAGAGGATGCAGGCCCCGGCCGGAACGTCCTCAAAGCCAAAGTCGTGGCGGTGCAAAAGGTAGTAGGTGGTCAGATCGTCAAGCCCGCTCGCGCCTTCCGCGCCGCCGTTATGGGAGAGCACCCGGCCGACGACAAAGTCCACCACCAGCCGGCGGACGGCCCGCAGAAACTCGGAAACGGTCATCACCTGACCGGGCTCATTGGCCTTTTTCACCACCGGATGTTTGCTATAAGCCTCCAGCGCCGGGCCGGTGGCCGCCCAGACGAAGTCCGGCCCCCGGATGCCCGCGTCCCAGAACTCCCGCAGCCGGGTGTGGATCTTTTCGCGCATCTCCTCCAACACCCGGTTGTCCCAGCCGGGCCGCGCGGTCTCCGGCCGCTTCTTGCAGACGAGCCAGACCGAGGAGGCAAGCGCCGCCGATGAAAGGGCGCGGGTGCGGTTGCCCATCTCCGTCTGGATGGGCCAGCTCGCGTCCACGACAAACCCGGCGCGGATGATGGCCGAGACAAGGGTCTCCCAGGCATCCGGGTGCTTGTGGGCAAAGACGATGACCAACCGCCCTTCTGGCTTGAGCGCCCGGTAGCAGCCCTGGAAGGCGCGGAACATCCCCTCCTCGTACGCAGCCTTCGACTTCTGTCTGTCGCCGCCGAAGCGGCTGGCGTCATCAATCAGCTCGCCGTCGTTCTTCTTGTGGTCCCACTTCGGAGACAGCGGTTCCCGAAAGGCCGCGTCTATTTCGGGCGACAGGCCGTGCAGCGTCCGCCGCAGCCAGATGTAGAAGAAATCCATCAGGTCGGAGTAGGGGATGGCGTCGTAGTAAGGGGGGTCGGTGAGTACAAAATCGATATCATCCTCTTTTAACAACGTTGCAGAAACCATAGCAACATGAGGAGCTTGAGGCGATAAGCGTGCCCTGGTAACGTGCAGGATATACCGAAAAATCCAGTCAAGTCCACCAGCGTAGTCACCGGTTGCTCCTGACAATGCATTAATTTCACTAAAATCCCATTTAATAGGGAGAGCAAAACGTTGAAACGTATGAGTGATATATTCTCCGTTAGGATCCCAGTTGCACACATTACTGTTATAGTCCGCCAGACGATCTATGGCCAAACCTAAATACGCACCCACCGCTTCGACCCACTCCAGCGGGTAGCCGGCCTCCCGCATGACTTCGCGGGCGGCGCGGGTGTACTTGACGAAGGTACCCAGGGCCAGGAGCTGGCGGGGGGTAAAGAGCTTAGACCATTTGTCGAAGCCGTAGCCGTCAACGGAAAACGCCCTGCTCGCACCATTCCCGCTCTTTGGCGTAGGCTCCTCCGGCAGCCCGAAGGGAATCCCGGCAAATACCCTGTCTAGCTCCTTCTCCGCCTCCTGCGCCAGACGAATCTCCTCCGCCGTGGGCAGGCGGTACTCCTTACCGCTCGGCCCGTCTACCACAACGGCGGTCATCACCGCCCCTAACCGGCCTGCCCGTCCTTCGAGACGTATATCCTCCATCGTCATAATCGTCCCGCAGCAGGGGCAGGTCGCCCCGGAGCGGGACATGGTGCCGGCCCCGGTTTTCCGGTCGTGCTCCCGCCTTTGCGCCGCGTTACCGCCGACCACGGGCACGTCAGTCTGGACGCCGAAGACCACGCCGGTTTTATCAGCGTTCGGCTCCATCGTCAGCACCACGCGCTTCTTGTCCTTCTTGCAGAGCCAGCGGGTTTTCAAAAGCGGCACCGTCGCCCGGCAGTTCTTGCACTGCACCGTCCGCGCCCAGAGGTAGGCCACCGTGGGCTTAGGCACCCACCGGGGGTTGCGCGGGTCGTTTTTAACCGCCAAGGCGCCAAGACCGCCAAGATTATTAAAACTAGTTTCACTACTATTTTTAAAATCGGTTCCCTTGTTCTGTTCTTTCTTGGTGTCCTCCGTGTCTTGGCGGTTCATTCCATTAACCACCAAGGGACCAAGAGCACCAAGATTATTAGAGCTATCAAAAATATCTAAATTTTGAAAATTATCACCGATACTGTTTTTAAGGTCTCCTTTATTCTGTTCTTCCTTGGTGTTCTCTGTGTCTTGGTGGTTTATCTTTTCTATAGCCTCAAGGTCGAGCGAGCCGTCCTCTTTACGCGGTACCAGCCTGGGTTCACGCTTTTCGTACGGACGCCCGTCCGGTTTTAGCGGCTCGAAGTCGGCATAGGTCGGGTAGAAGTGCGCCAGCTCCCGGCGGGCCTGCTCAAGCACCCATCTCCCCCAGGCGCGCACGTGCCAGGAGAGATCCGCTTCCGGCACCGGCAGCTCTCCGGTTTCTTGCTGGCTGAATAAACTTTCCAGATCAAGTTGCCCCTTCTGCGGCCGCCCCCGGCCAACAATTCCCGGATGGACCTTGTAAAAGGCTTCCATAAAATCCTGGCCGGCTAAAATAAACTCCGGCAGCGGCCTTTTCTGACCCGCTAATTTCTGCGGGTATTCCAGAGTACACTTGAGGATGAACCAGGCCACCGGGTTGATGTCGATGGCGGTCACTTCGCAGCCGAGCCGCATTGCTTCTAAGGGGATGGACCCGCCGCCGGCGAAGGGGTCAAGCACCTTGGGCGCCCGGCCGCCGTAAGCCTTTTTGATCTCCTCGCGGAACCAGTGCAGCGCCGGGCCGTTCTCCCGTCCCCAGTGCAGGATGCCGCCCTCGGTTTCCTCCCTGATACGCTCGATGACCCTGCCGCCGGGCAGCTTTTTCCGCTCCACTTTCCGGACCAGCCGGCCCGCTAACTTCTCCAGAATCCGCCGGCGCTCCTCCGGCGTGCCGGGATCGGGCAGCAGCGTGGCGATCAGCGCCGCCCGGCAGGCTGCCAGCGGCCGCCGCGCCGGCCAGATGTGCAGCGTCGAGATATGCCCGTGCCGCACGTTCTTCTCGTGCACCGCATCCAGCGACGCCTGCTTCAGCGGAAACGCCCGCTCGATCAAACGGGGATAATCACTAACCACCAAGGCGCCAAGAGCACCAAGATTATCATTAAGATTATTTTTAGGATTGTTTCCTTCCATAAAAACCACGACCGCCTTTCCCTATCCGAATCCTTAGATTTTCCTTGGTGTTCTTCGTGCCTTGGTGGTTCATTAATTCTAACCACCAAAACCTCAATCACAGAATCACCCTTTGAATACCTTCCTTCAGAACAGAAACGTTGAAATTGATAAGCAGGCCAAGCCGAAAACCTGTTGTCTTCAAATACGATAAGAGCTGTGCTTTATGAATGGGAGCGAGGGCATCAACGGCCTTCAATTCTACAACCAAGGATTCCCCAACAAGGAAATCCAACCGTCCTTCACCAACTGGATGACCTTTATAATTCACAGCGATGGTTTTTTGCCGCACAAACGGTATGCCACGGAGATTCAATTCTACCGCCAAAGCCTCTTCATAGACGCTTTCCAAGTAACCTGGTCCGAGATGTCGGTGAACCTCGATAGCCGCGCCGATAACTTCATGCGCAAGCCTATCTACTTCTTTATCCGGTCCTTTTCTTTTATTGTCAATCCTTCCTTCTGACTGTATTTCCAAAACCATACCTGTTCCCCTTATGTTTTCTTGGTGTCCTTCGTGTCTTGGTGGTTCATCCTTCCTCCTCCGCAGCATCGAAAATTTCCTGCTCCCCGATCACCACGCCGCCTTTGCGCCGGGCGAGCAGTTTCCCGAAGGGGTCCTGGACGCGCAAAAGGCGCGGGTGGGCGCTGGCGCAGTCGTAAACCACGTAGAGCCAGTAACGGTCGCGCAGGTTGCAGGCCCTGGCCCACTCGTTCTCCGAAAGTTCGATGTCGCCGATACCGGCCCTGCCCTTGACCTCGATGGCGCGCTCCTCGCCCCCGGGGTGGCGCGACAAAAGGTCGAAACCGGGGCAGGCCTCCAGGCCGGCGAGCACCGCCAGCTCAGGGAGGGAAACGTCCCGGACGGAGCAGCCCCGGTCTTCCTCGTAGCCCCAGGCCACCCGGACGGCGATCCGCTCGATCTCCCGGTCGTAGCGCTTTCTGTCCTCTGGATCGTGGGATGGCACCGCTAAAGCGTGCGCCAGAAAGTGGACCTCGCCCGGAACGAGCAGTTCCGGCTCCCGCCGCAGCACCGCCAGGGACCTTTCTCTCCGGCCGGCGAGTTCCTGCTGCTGCTTCTTGACCTTAGTCAGTTCACCCTTAGCCGCCGCATCACCCGCGTTGACCCGTTCGGAAAGGCGGGTCCGTTTCAAGGCGAGTTCTGCTTCCCGGTAGGCGTAACCCCGGAGGATAAACTCCTCCCGCCCGGCCAGGGTGGCGAACAGTGCCTGCCGGCGGGCACCGGCAAGCGGTTCAGCAATCCGCTCCACAACGAAGTTTTTCGCCTGCTCGCAGGCAGCGGTAATCGTAGAAACAAGAGGGATGGCCGCCGCGGGGATTCCCTTAGCACCGCGTAATAACAGTAGGTGCTCCACCGGGCACTCCTCGATCTTTCCGGTCTCGTCCTGCCGCAGCGCCACCAAACGCGACTCCACCAGTTCTTCCCGGCCAAAAACCTCGGGCAGCGCCGGATCAGCCCGCCGCATAACCCTGACCAGTGCCAGGTGGAAGAGATAGGGGCGCTCCGCATAAGGATCAACAAAAACGCCGCCCTTTAGCGCCAGAGCAGCGAACCGGCCGCGCACCAGCGAACAGTAACGGTCAAAGAGCAACTCGCCGGGGTGCAGGAAGATCGCCTGCTCGCCCTCTGGCGGCTTATAAACGGTCAACCGCTCCCACCTTGCGGGGTCGTAACTTTCCAGGACGGGCCATAAGGGGTCGAGCGCCCCCGGCCGGAGGGGCCTTAAGGAGAAATAGCCATCCGGGTCGCCGTCAATCCCGATATCCAGCAGCGGTGCCGATTTCTCGATAAAGCGGCGGACGTACCCCGGCAGCAGTCGCCGCAACGTTTCGTGCTCCAATCTGGCCCGTTGTTCAGGTAACTGAAAGGCAATATCCCCGCCGGCACCGAGAAGCTTTTCCCGCTGCGCCAGCCGCGCCTTGACCTGCTCCGGCGCAAGGCGACCCTCAACCTGCCGGACGGCCTCATCGGTCTGCCCGTCCACCACCGCCTGCAGAATCAGTTCCTTCAGCGAAACCCCTTCGAACTGCATTCCGATAACGTCGAAAACCTTATCCGAGCCGAGTTCGCGGCGGATTTGCTCTAATTTCTCGAGCAGCGTTTTAAGCACCTTGCCCTCCCGGGTTTTCCCCGCCACCAGGTTGAAGATCAGCACCGGGTCGTGCATCTGCTTGTAGCGGTGGACGCGTCCCATCCGCTGCTCAAGCCGCGCCGGGTTCCAGGGAATGTCGTAATTCACCA harbors:
- a CDS encoding DUF1156 domain-containing protein, whose protein sequence is MEGNNPKNNLNDNLGALGALVVSDYPRLIERAFPLKQASLDAVHEKNVRHGHISTLHIWPARRPLAACRAALIATLLPDPGTPEERRRILEKLAGRLVRKVERKKLPGGRVIERIREETEGGILHWGRENGPALHWFREEIKKAYGGRAPKVLDPFAGGGSIPLEAMRLGCEVTAIDINPVAWFILKCTLEYPQKLAGQKRPLPEFILAGQDFMEAFYKVHPGIVGRGRPQKGQLDLESLFSQQETGELPVPEADLSWHVRAWGRWVLEQARRELAHFYPTYADFEPLKPDGRPYEKREPRLVPRKEDGSLDLEAIEKINHQDTENTKEEQNKGDLKNSIGDNFQNLDIFDSSNNLGALGPLVVNGMNRQDTEDTKKEQNKGTDFKNSSETSFNNLGGLGALAVKNDPRNPRWVPKPTVAYLWARTVQCKNCRATVPLLKTRWLCKKDKKRVVLTMEPNADKTGVVFGVQTDVPVVGGNAAQRREHDRKTGAGTMSRSGATCPCCGTIMTMEDIRLEGRAGRLGAVMTAVVVDGPSGKEYRLPTAEEIRLAQEAEKELDRVFAGIPFGLPEEPTPKSGNGASRAFSVDGYGFDKWSKLFTPRQLLALGTFVKYTRAAREVMREAGYPLEWVEAVGAYLGLAIDRLADYNSNVCNWDPNGEYITHTFQRFALPIKWDFSEINALSGATGDYAGGLDWIFRYILHVTRARLSPQAPHVAMVSATLLKEDDIDFVLTDPPYYDAIPYSDLMDFFYIWLRRTLHGLSPEIDAAFREPLSPKWDHKKNDGELIDDASRFGGDRQKSKAAYEEGMFRAFQGCYRALKPEGRLVIVFAHKHPDAWETLVSAIIRAGFVVDASWPIQTEMGNRTRALSSAALASSVWLVCKKRPETARPGWDNRVLEEMREKIHTRLREFWDAGIRGPDFVWAATGPALEAYSKHPVVKKANEPGQVMTVSEFLRAVRRLVVDFVVGRVLSHNGGAEGASGLDDLTTYYLLHRHDFGFEDVPAGACILYAVSCGLSDRELVDQYDLLVRTGGQEQHEEDEEAGEEEGDEIREGTGSKVRLKPWQQRKRKTLGLDAEGRPAPLIDQVHRLMHLWKTGDVVKVDEYLDARGLRRNRLFHQLLQALIELAPSGSDERSLLESISNHVAARGLAPDEQMNLFAE
- a CDS encoding GxxExxY protein, whose translation is MVLEIQSEGRIDNKRKGPDKEVDRLAHEVIGAAIEVHRHLGPGYLESVYEEALAVELNLRGIPFVRQKTIAVNYKGHPVGEGRLDFLVGESLVVELKAVDALAPIHKAQLLSYLKTTGFRLGLLINFNVSVLKEGIQRVIL